In Bacteroides coprosuis DSM 18011, the following are encoded in one genomic region:
- a CDS encoding GDP-mannose 4,6-dehydratase (COGs: COG1089 GDP-D-mannose dehydratase~InterPro IPR006368:IPR001509~KEGG: bvu:BVU_2652 GDP-mannose 4,6-dehydratase~PFAM: NAD-dependent epimerase/dehydratase~PRIAM: GDP-mannose 4,6-dehydratase~SPTR: Putative uncharacterized protein;~TIGRFAM: GDP-mannose 4,6-dehydratase~IMG reference gene:2504107567~PFAM: NAD dependent epimerase/dehydratase family~TIGRFAM: GDP-mannose 4,6-dehydratase): MRFTVVNEFKESVSTYMTKKALITGITGQDGSFLAEFLIEKGYEVHGILRRSSSFNTNRIEHLYLDEWVRDMKQERLVNLHYGDMTDSSSLVRIIQQIQPDEIYNLAAQSHVKVSFDVPEYTADTDALGTLRLLEAVRILGLEKKTRIYQASTSELFGKVQEIPQTETTPFYPRSPYGVAKQYGYWITKNYRESYEMFAVNGILFNHESERRGETFVTRKITLAAARIAQGHQEKLYLGNLSALRDWGYARDYVECMWLMLQHDTPEDFVIATGEAHSVREFATLAFDAVGIPLRWEGEGLQEKGICTQTGKVLVEVDPKYFRPAEVEQLLGDPSKAKKVLGWNPRQTSFEELVRLMVQSDMEGVKRHYEKGKRYDG; encoded by the coding sequence GTGAGGTTTACTGTGGTCAACGAATTTAAAGAGTCTGTAAGTACATATATGACTAAAAAAGCACTAATAACGGGGATAACAGGTCAGGATGGATCTTTCTTGGCTGAATTTTTAATTGAAAAAGGATACGAGGTACATGGCATTCTTCGCCGCTCGTCCTCCTTCAATACCAATCGCATAGAGCATCTCTACCTCGATGAGTGGGTGCGCGATATGAAACAAGAACGCTTGGTTAATCTGCACTATGGTGATATGACCGATAGCAGCTCTTTGGTTCGTATTATTCAGCAGATACAACCCGATGAGATATACAATTTGGCTGCACAAAGCCATGTGAAAGTCTCCTTTGATGTACCCGAATATACTGCCGATACCGATGCCTTGGGTACTTTGCGACTACTCGAAGCCGTACGCATCTTGGGCTTAGAAAAGAAAACCCGCATTTACCAAGCTTCTACGTCGGAGCTATTTGGGAAGGTGCAAGAAATTCCTCAAACCGAAACTACTCCCTTTTACCCTCGTTCTCCCTATGGGGTGGCGAAGCAATATGGCTACTGGATTACCAAAAACTACCGAGAAAGCTACGAGATGTTTGCTGTAAATGGTATCCTCTTCAACCATGAGAGTGAGCGACGAGGAGAAACCTTTGTGACTCGAAAAATAACGCTGGCTGCCGCACGCATTGCTCAAGGACATCAAGAAAAACTCTACCTAGGCAACCTCAGTGCCTTACGAGATTGGGGCTATGCCCGCGACTATGTGGAATGTATGTGGCTGATGTTGCAACACGATACGCCCGAAGACTTTGTGATTGCAACGGGTGAGGCACACTCCGTGAGAGAGTTTGCTACACTTGCCTTTGATGCTGTGGGAATACCCCTACGTTGGGAAGGTGAGGGGCTACAGGAAAAGGGCATTTGTACCCAGACGGGGAAAGTGCTGGTAGAGGTAGATCCCAAATACTTCCGTCCTGCCGAGGTAGAACAACTCTTGGGAGATCCGAGTAAGGCTAAAAAGGTATTGGGCTGGAATCCTCGACAAACTTCCTTTGAAGAGCTGGTACGCCTGATGGTTCAAAGCGATATGGAAGGGGTAAAAAGACATTACGAGAAAGGAAAACGTTACGATGGATAA
- a CDS encoding hypothetical protein (KEGG: bvu:BVU_1541 hypothetical protein~SPTR: Mannose-6-phosphate isomerase;~IMG reference gene:2504107568~PFAM: Mannose-6-phosphate isomerase) yields MNLINKERLDAVTAAAQASERLRMNYNYHEDLEAPAQRLLNALEPGTLLPIHRHHHSAETYILLRGKMDVVYYNDQKEETERVTLDPLQGNYGVHIPIGQWHTLEVLESGSVLFEIKEGPYTPLAEGDILE; encoded by the coding sequence ATGAACTTAATCAATAAAGAACGTTTAGATGCTGTAACGGCAGCAGCCCAGGCCTCTGAACGTTTGCGTATGAATTACAATTACCACGAGGACTTAGAAGCTCCCGCTCAACGTTTGTTGAATGCCTTAGAGCCAGGTACTTTATTGCCGATTCATCGCCACCACCATAGTGCAGAAACTTACATCTTATTAAGAGGAAAGATGGATGTAGTGTATTACAACGATCAAAAAGAGGAAACGGAACGAGTTACTCTCGATCCTTTACAGGGAAACTATGGAGTACACATTCCCATCGGGCAATGGCACACATTGGAAGTATTAGAATCCGGCTCGGTATTGTTTGAAATTAAAGAGGGTCCCTATACTCCCTTAGCTGAAGGAGATATTTTAGAATAG
- a CDS encoding DegT/DnrJ/EryC1/StrS aminotransferase (COGs: COG0399 pyridoxal phosphate-dependent enzyme apparently involved in regulation of cell wall biogenesis~InterPro IPR000653~KEGG: bfr:BF0827 putative aminotransferase~PFAM: DegT/DnrJ/EryC1/StrS aminotransferase~SPTR: DegT/DnrJ/EryC1/StrS family aminotransferase;~IMG reference gene:2504107569~PFAM: DegT/DnrJ/EryC1/StrS aminotransferase family), with protein MKKRILLSLAHMGGKEQDFIQEAFDTNWVVPLGPNVNGFEEDLEKYIGEGKQVVALSAGTAAIHLGLVLLGVQSSDEVICQSFTFAASANPIKYQGATPVFVDSERDTWNMDPVLLEKAILDRKEKTGKYPKAIIPVHLYGMPAKMDEIMAIANKYDIPVLEDAAEALGSNYKGRKCGTFGHFGVLSFNGNKIITTSGGGALICNSEKEAKETMFYATQARENAPHYQHEKIGYNYRLSNICAGIGRGQMMVLDEHMHRRQAIHKLYTELLKEAKGITVMKKPSDDFDSNFWLTCILVDPKKAGQTREEIADRLAQDNIETRPLWKPMHLQPVFKDTPMYVNGVSEALFNNGLCLPSGSLLTNEDIQRVVQVILEK; from the coding sequence ATGAAAAAACGAATTCTACTTTCGCTTGCTCATATGGGTGGAAAAGAGCAAGACTTTATACAAGAAGCATTTGACACCAACTGGGTGGTACCCTTGGGACCTAATGTAAATGGGTTTGAAGAAGACCTAGAAAAATATATCGGTGAAGGCAAGCAAGTAGTTGCATTAAGTGCTGGTACAGCAGCCATTCATCTGGGTTTGGTATTACTTGGTGTTCAGTCTAGTGACGAAGTGATTTGCCAGAGCTTTACTTTTGCGGCATCGGCAAACCCAATCAAGTATCAAGGAGCGACTCCCGTATTTGTGGATTCAGAACGAGATACTTGGAATATGGACCCCGTGTTACTTGAAAAGGCGATTCTAGATCGTAAAGAAAAAACGGGTAAATACCCCAAAGCAATTATCCCCGTGCATCTGTATGGTATGCCAGCCAAAATGGATGAAATAATGGCTATCGCCAACAAATATGATATCCCTGTATTAGAAGATGCAGCAGAGGCATTAGGCTCTAATTATAAAGGACGTAAATGCGGTACTTTTGGACATTTTGGAGTGTTATCTTTTAATGGTAATAAAATCATTACTACATCAGGAGGAGGGGCTTTAATTTGTAATTCTGAAAAAGAGGCAAAAGAAACTATGTTTTATGCGACACAAGCCAGAGAGAATGCCCCTCACTATCAACATGAAAAAATCGGATATAATTATCGATTGAGTAATATTTGTGCCGGTATTGGTAGAGGGCAAATGATGGTTTTAGATGAACATATGCATAGAAGACAAGCTATACATAAGTTATATACTGAATTACTAAAAGAGGCTAAAGGAATTACTGTTATGAAAAAGCCTAGTGATGATTTTGATTCCAATTTTTGGTTAACCTGTATTTTGGTAGATCCCAAAAAGGCTGGTCAAACACGAGAAGAGATAGCTGATCGTTTAGCTCAAGACAATATTGAAACTCGTCCTTTATGGAAACCTATGCACTTACAACCGGTATTCAAAGATACACCCATGTATGTTAATGGAGTGAGTGAGGCTTTATTTAATAATGGTCTTTGTTTACCTTCGGGCTCTCTTCTGACTAATGAGGATATTCAAAGAGTAGTTCAAGTTATATTAGAAAAATAG